From one Takifugu rubripes chromosome 14, fTakRub1.2, whole genome shotgun sequence genomic stretch:
- the rom1b gene encoding rod outer segment membrane protein 1b → MVLLKLKFTQQRRVRLAQGLWLLSWLAVVCGTFIFCLGVYLKTELIRRAEVMDNTEIHVVPNILIMVGLASIGTNWFASRVCQDSLDASRFPRWKMLLMVWFAVAALLCYLLIIVVVLSYALQGHLEESLKVGLRNGIRFYKDTDVPGRCFQKETIDRLQMEFRCCGNNNFKDWFEVQWVNNRYLDFTSKEVKDRIRSNVDSRYLLDGVPFSCCNPASPRPCLQYHLTDNSAHYSYDYHAEELNLFTRGCREALIKYYMGLMNSTGPGVLSVILIQMSVILSMRFLQTAVEGAMALENPEEDSEGYLLEKGVKETMEDLKAKALAMLKFGQVEPNADGEAPEDAEKGADNTEEKAASSAAS, encoded by the exons ATGGTGCTGTTGAAGCTAAAGTTCACCCAGCAGCGGCGGGTGCGTCTGGCCCAGGGGCTGTGGCTGCTGTCCTGGCTGGCCGTCGTGTGCGGGACGTTCATCTTTTGTCTGGGTGTTTACCTAAAGACAGAACTGATCCGCAGGGCTGAG gTGATGGACAACACAGAGATCCACGTGGTGCCCAACATCCTGATAATGGTGGGCCTGGCCTCTATTGGCACGAACTGGTTCGCCAGCCGCGTGTGTCAGGACTCCCTGGATGCGAGCCGCTTCCCCCGCTGGAAAATGCTCCTGATGGTTTGGTTCGCCGTGGCCGCGCTGCTGTGCTACCTGCTCATCATTGTGGTGGTGCTCAGCTACGCCCTGCAAGGTCACCTGGAGGAGTCCCTGAAG GTGGGTCTGAGGAACGGCATCCGTTTCTACAAGGACACGGACGTGCCGGGACGCTGTTTTCAGAAAGAGACCATCGATCGTCTGCAAATGGAGTTCCGCTGCTGTGGAAACAACAACTTCAAAGACTGGTTTGAAGTTCAGTGGGTCAACAACAGATATCTGGATTTCACCTCCAAAGAAGTCAAGGA TCGTATCCGAAGTAATGTGGACAGCCGTTACCTGCTGGACGGCGTTCCTTTCAGCTGCTGTAACCCCGCCTCCCCGCGGCCCTGCCTGCAGTACCACCTGACAGATAACAGCGCCCACTACAGCTACGACTACCACGCAGAAGAGCTCAATCTGTTCACTCGCGGCTGCAGAGAGGCTCTGATCAAATATTACATGGGCTTGATGAACTCGACGGGCCCGGGCGTCCTCTCGGTCATCCTAATACAG atgTCGGTGATTCTGAGCATGCGCTTCCTGCAGACGGCCGTGGAAGGAGCCATGGCCTTGGAGAACCcagaggaggacagcgaggGTTATCTCCTGGAGAAGGGCGTGAAGGAAACCATGGAAGACCTGAAAGCCAAAGCCCTCGCCATGCTCAAGTTTGGTCAGGTTGAACCCAACGCCGACGGAGAGGCCCCCGAGGATGCGGAGAAGGGTGCTGATAACACGGAGGAGAAGGCTGCATCTTCTGCCGCCAGCTAG